Proteins from a genomic interval of Nematostella vectensis chromosome 5, jaNemVect1.1, whole genome shotgun sequence:
- the LOC5514151 gene encoding bifunctional arginine demethylase and lysyl-hydroxylase JMJD6, whose product MHRKAWRFIIHFAILIILTKGELPGDSPKREGVDRSRGTSSIYLQGNYCGTNQCSQGQSQELSEEVLFKNGHKKPFGSHRPPDGRVEELPFMISSEDFYMKYVIKHKPVIFKNVVKHWPAFSKWTDEYLNTTWGNITFKMETKDDDKKNIPKDQTMSEYLTHYKGKRYLVDEVHPEMQKDIILPLALRCEEISNYFFVSFLFMSNGGTSSKIHLDTDENLLSVIRGHKETILVHPRYSADLYTDDADLLGVSDIDPLAVDMIKYPRVKNVRYLLASMDSGDALYIPQMWWHQVVSRREKQQAVAMWWKSKPYVNKQEGSSFPLKNSKQRNEKPSFSYAQALSDYEDWVQDVAPSVPRIACNSQQRYMNEYRFETSKDPDSATLGDGGDIEEIMLKTDSFADIVALRNRQKEQMKTNEEIDLRELPCDFDRLNPKNPCSVKACVNFDEENMECLRYVLDYCNEFADRGCVIHLPHLLNKKTRKEWRDLHEMDTLYGRGDKEEL is encoded by the exons ATGCATAGAAAAGCATGGCGCTTCATTATTCATTTTGCCATTTTGATAATCCTGACAAAGGGCGAGCTTCCTGGTGATTCTCCTAAAAGAGAAGGGGTAGATCGATCCCGCGGGACATCAAGTATTTACCTTCAAGGAAATTATTGTGGTACAAATCAGTGCTCTCAGGGACAGTCACAGGAACTTTCTGAAGAGGTGTTATTCAAAAATGGCCACAAAAAGCCGTTTGGTTCTCATCGCCCGCCGGATGGTCGCGTTGAGGAGTTACCATTTATGATCTCATCCGAGGATTTTTATATGAAGTATGTGATCAAACACAAGCCAGTCATCTTTAAAA ATGTAGTGAAACACTGGCCAGCGTTTTCCAAATGGACCGATGAATACCTGAACACAACGTGGGGCAATATCACATTCAAAATGGAAACTAAAGacgatgacaaaaaaaacatacccAAGGACCAAACCATGTCGGAGTACTTGACACATTACAAGGGGAAGCGATACCTGGTCGATGAG GTCCACCCTGAGATGCAAAAAGACATCATCCTGCCTCTAGCGCTAAGATGCGAAGAGATCAGCAATTATTTCTTCGTGTCCTTCCTGTTCATGAGTAATGGCGGCACATCGTCAAAGATTCACCTTGACACAGATGAGAACCTGTTGTCTGTCATTCGGGGACACAAAGAAACGATCTTGGTCCACCCAAGATATTCAGCTGACTTGTACACCGATGACGCGGATTTGCTCG GAGTGTCAGACATAGATCCCCTTGCTGTGGACATGATCAAGTACCCCCGGGTTAAGAATGTACGCTACTTGTTGGCATCCATGGACTCGGGTGACGCGCTCTATATTCCACAGATGTGGTGGCATCAAGTCGTCTCTAG GCGTGAAAAGCAGCAAGCGGTCGCAATGTGGTGGAAATCCAAACCCTACGTGAACAAACAAGAGGGAAGTTCTTTCCCCTTGAAGAACAGCAAGCAACGAAATGAGAAAC CGAGTTTCTCGTACGCGCAAGCCCTGTCTGATTACGAAGATTGGGTACAGGATGTTGCACCAAGTGTCCCGCGAATTGCGTGCAACTCTCAGCAGCGATACATGAATGAGTATCGATTCGAGACGAGTAAAGACCCCGACTCGGCAACGCTGGGAGATGGCGGAGACATCGAGGAG ATAATGCTCAAAACAGATTCATTTGCCGACATCGTGGCCCTTAGAAATCGACAGAAAGAGCAAATGAAGACCAACGAAGAAATAGATCTCAGAGAATTACCGTGCGACTTTGACCGGTTGAACCCCAAGAACCCTTGTAGTGTGAAGGCGTGTGTGAACTTTGACGAGGAAAACATGGAGTGCTTGCGATATGTTCTTGACTACTGCAATGAGTTTGCGGACCGAGGATGCGTGATTCATCTACCTCACTTGCTTAACAAGAAGACGAGAAAGGAATGGAGAGACTTACATGAGATGGATACCCTGTACGGGCGTGGTGACAAGGAAGAGTTGTGA
- the LOC5514152 gene encoding tubulin-specific chaperone A has product MAAAVDPRLRQLKIKTGIVKRLAKEKTMYEKEVVDQGKKVENMIAENQDEHDIKKQKEVLEESRIMIPDCKRRLKTAYQDLSNLAAECEKDLSDKEDYIQAKQMLEQTVLED; this is encoded by the exons ATGGCTGCTGCTGTGGACCCACGACTGAGACAACTCAAGATAAAAACAGGGATAGTGAAACG GCTTGCAAAGGAAAAGACAATGTATGAAAAGGAAGTTGTGGACCAGGGAAAGAAAGTTGAGAACATGATAGCAGAAAACCAGGATgagcatgatataaaaaagcaG AAAGAGGTTCTTGAAGAATCAAGAATTATGATTCCTGATTGCAAGAGGAGATTGAAGACAGcttatcaagatctttctaaTCTTGCG gcTGAATGCGAAAAAGACTTAAGTGACAAAGAGGATTATATTCAGGCCAAACAAATGTTGGAACAAA
- the LOC5514179 gene encoding uncharacterized protein LOC5514179, whose protein sequence is MSQNNRRNRGPTPTGSTKASKIREMASALDYASHAIRSLNKELRKLGAENDVLETDVKDGNQALTENQKNVELILKKQDKSKKQAKLQELKLQRVFVRHLLNGLLEKVLAMSAPALAEREQKDLQSFCDRINKEKEAMTALLAEQTKKEEAKIAFFAELKRQLEQAKISSKKCTAESQTSSPSTTSMGTECTTECAEVDVQTTSEVTMVSAETQTDAVPERRPNRAVRAWQSFRENLRGLRNRLLHNSTAT, encoded by the exons ATGTCTCAAAATAACCGAAGAAACAGAGGGCCAACCCCCACCGGATCAACGAAAG CCTCAAAGATCCGGGAGATG GCATCGGCCTTGGATTATGCCAGCCATGCTATTCGAAGCTTGAATAAAGAACTCAGGAAACTTGGG GCAGAGAACGATGTCCTGGAAACTGATGTAAAGGACGGAAATCA GGCTCTAACGGAGAACCAAAAGAATGTTGAACTCATTCTCAAAAAGCAG GATAAAAGCAAGAAACAGGCTAAGCTGCAAGAGCT AAAGCTGCAGAGAGTCTTCGTGAGGCATTTACTGAATGGCTTGCTTGAGAAG GTTTTGGCTATGTCGGCCCCAGCACTTGCCGAAAG AGAACAAAAGGATCTCCAGTCATTCTGTGATAGAATAAATAAGGAAAAG GAGGCGATGACAGCACTGCTTGCTGAACAGACAAAAAAGGAGGAAGCAAAAATCGC CTTCTTCGCTGAACTCAAGAGACAACTTGAGCAGGCTAAAATCAGTTCAAAAAAA TGCACTGCTGAGAGCCAAACTTCCTCCCCATCCACAACAAGCATGGGGACTGAATGCACTACTGAATGCGCCGAAGTTGATGTCCAGACCACTAGTGAGGTGACAATGGTGTCAGCTGAGACACAAACGGATGCTGTACCAGAG aGGCGTCCAAACCGTGCAGTTCGTGCTTGGCAGAGCTTCAGAGAGAACCTACGCGGCCTACGAAACCGCCTCCTGCATAACTCTACTGCAACCTAA